In Deinococcus proteolyticus MRP, a single genomic region encodes these proteins:
- the rsmG gene encoding 16S rRNA (guanine(527)-N(7))-methyltransferase RsmG translates to MSAGSEPSPPAAPTLLSEAGCRLLQGAAAEGGHPLTSAQTKQFAGLYGRLLEGSAQMNLTALQSERDIVLKHFVDSLGCLNAGEWATGAAVLDLGTGAGFPALPLAIVRPDLRITALDATAKKVAFVERTAQALGLAVQGLTGRAEEVGRDPQHRGAYDVVVTRAVAALPVLAELALPLLKPGGMLVAQKAQLSAEERAAGLRAAGLVGAELGGEWQGQLPVLGDARCLLVLRKVAETPDTYPRRTGIPNKRPLG, encoded by the coding sequence ATGTCTGCCGGCTCTGAACCCTCACCACCTGCTGCACCCACCTTACTCAGCGAAGCCGGCTGCCGTCTGCTTCAAGGGGCCGCCGCCGAGGGTGGACATCCTCTGACTTCTGCACAGACGAAGCAGTTCGCTGGGCTGTACGGGCGGCTTTTGGAAGGCTCGGCCCAGATGAACCTGACTGCTCTGCAGTCCGAGCGTGACATCGTCCTCAAGCATTTCGTGGACTCGCTGGGCTGCCTAAACGCTGGCGAGTGGGCCACCGGTGCCGCTGTACTGGACCTGGGCACTGGAGCTGGTTTCCCCGCCTTACCACTGGCGATTGTGCGGCCCGACCTGCGCATCACAGCGCTGGACGCCACCGCCAAGAAGGTGGCTTTTGTGGAGCGGACGGCGCAGGCGCTGGGGCTTGCCGTCCAGGGACTGACCGGCCGCGCCGAGGAAGTTGGGCGTGACCCACAGCACCGGGGAGCCTACGATGTGGTCGTGACCCGCGCGGTGGCAGCGCTGCCGGTCCTGGCCGAGCTGGCGCTGCCCCTGCTGAAGCCCGGCGGTATGCTGGTCGCCCAAAAGGCACAGCTGAGCGCCGAGGAGCGCGCCGCTGGACTGCGGGCAGCAGGGCTGGTCGGCGCAGAGCTTGGGGGCGAGTGGCAGGGGCAGCTGCCGGTACTGGGCGACGCCCGCTGCCTGCTGGTGCTGCGCAAAGTGGCCGAGACGCCAGACACCTACCCTCGCCGCACCGGCATTCCCAACAAGCGGCCGCTGGGCTGA
- a CDS encoding ParA family protein encodes MKIIGIVNQKGGVAKTTTAVNLAAYLAAQGQRVLLLDMDPQGNATSALGLRDAEEGLYEALGLPGKVSKYTQASVQPGLDVLPATPDLAGAGVELADDPDALSRLLASVSGYDLAIIDAPPSLGPLTVNVLAAAHRLIIPLQAEYFALEGLAGLMETVERVQESLNPQLQVLGVVLTMFDGRTNLAQEVETTVRKHFGSLVFSAVIPRNVRLSEAPSFAQPINLFAPNSLGAAAYQRLAGEVMERVQKS; translated from the coding sequence GTGAAAATCATAGGAATAGTCAATCAAAAGGGCGGCGTGGCCAAGACCACCACAGCGGTGAACTTGGCTGCTTATCTGGCCGCACAGGGGCAGCGGGTGCTGCTGCTGGACATGGACCCGCAGGGCAACGCCACCAGTGCCCTGGGACTGCGCGACGCTGAGGAAGGGCTGTACGAAGCCCTGGGACTGCCGGGCAAGGTGAGCAAATACACCCAGGCGTCGGTGCAGCCGGGACTGGACGTCCTGCCGGCCACCCCTGACCTGGCCGGGGCCGGTGTGGAACTGGCCGATGACCCCGACGCCCTTTCGCGCCTGCTGGCCAGCGTGAGTGGCTACGACCTGGCCATCATTGACGCGCCGCCCAGCCTGGGGCCACTGACCGTGAATGTGCTGGCCGCTGCGCACCGGCTGATTATTCCCCTGCAAGCCGAATACTTTGCACTGGAAGGGCTGGCCGGCCTGATGGAAACGGTGGAGCGGGTGCAGGAGAGCCTCAACCCGCAGCTTCAGGTGCTGGGCGTCGTGCTCACCATGTTCGATGGCCGCACCAACCTGGCGCAGGAGGTCGAGACCACGGTGCGTAAGCATTTCGGGTCGCTGGTCTTCAGCGCCGTGATTCCCCGCAACGTGCGGCTGTCGGAAGCGCCCAGCTTCGCGCAGCCTATCAACCTGTTTGCCCCCAATTCGCTGGGGGCCGCCGCCTACCAGCGCTTGGCCGGGGAGGTGATGGAGCGTGTCCAAAAGTCCTAA
- a CDS encoding ParB/RepB/Spo0J family partition protein, translating into MSKSPKKPSLGRGLDALLSRKEGSRPRAAEVETAAEQEQERRGVQLLPTSRVMQAAYQPRQVFEPTALAELAQSIREKGILQPLLVRPRGDAFEIVAGERRWRASQLAGVDELPVIIRDLSDREALEIAIIENLQREDLGPLEEARAYKTLMEHGLNQEGVAQAVGKGRSTVANALRLLSLPDAALQALEAGDISAGHARAILAQPETDRLWALEQIRRRGLNVREAEALRRDRAAAEPVRVNPPRPFKQIEVDLSRRTGTRVKITGEDKGRIELNYGSREELERLLELLGYDTE; encoded by the coding sequence GTGTCCAAAAGTCCTAAAAAACCCAGCCTGGGCCGTGGCCTGGACGCTCTGCTGAGCCGCAAGGAAGGAAGTCGCCCCCGCGCCGCCGAAGTAGAGACGGCCGCCGAACAGGAGCAGGAGCGCCGTGGCGTGCAGCTGCTTCCCACCAGCCGGGTGATGCAGGCGGCCTACCAGCCCCGGCAGGTGTTCGAGCCGACCGCCCTGGCCGAGCTGGCCCAGAGCATCCGTGAAAAAGGCATCCTGCAGCCGCTGCTGGTACGCCCGCGCGGCGACGCCTTTGAAATTGTGGCGGGGGAGCGCCGCTGGCGGGCCTCGCAGCTGGCCGGGGTGGATGAACTGCCGGTCATCATCCGCGACCTGTCGGACCGGGAAGCGCTGGAAATCGCCATTATTGAGAACCTGCAGCGCGAGGACCTCGGCCCGCTGGAAGAAGCCCGCGCCTACAAGACGCTGATGGAGCACGGCCTGAATCAGGAAGGGGTGGCGCAGGCCGTGGGCAAGGGCCGCAGCACTGTGGCCAACGCGCTGCGGCTGCTCAGCCTGCCGGACGCCGCACTGCAGGCGCTGGAAGCCGGCGACATTAGCGCTGGACACGCCCGCGCCATCCTGGCCCAGCCGGAAACCGACCGCCTTTGGGCGCTGGAGCAGATTCGCCGCCGGGGGCTGAATGTCCGCGAAGCCGAGGCCCTGCGCCGGGACCGGGCCGCCGCCGAGCCGGTCCGGGTCAATCCGCCGCGCCCCTTCAAGCAGATTGAGGTGGACCTTAGCCGCCGCACCGGCACCCGCGTCAAGATTACCGGCGAAGATAAGGGCCGCATTGAGCTGAACTACGGCTCCCGCGAGGAGCTGGAGCGGCTGCTGGAGCTGCTGGGCTACGACACTGAATAA
- a CDS encoding universal stress protein produces the protein MSNPAGGFSRIAVGIDFSPSSLYALEVARTRFPGAQLRLLHAVDVRMTASPDIMGGLAPMSYDPVLLETVEQGDARQLAGLVQPGESHEQLVGDPVSGLLDAAQAWQADLLVVGTHARGPLEHFLLGSTAEKLVARSPVPVLTVRRPSGRGATGGAR, from the coding sequence ATGTCCAACCCAGCCGGAGGTTTCAGCCGCATCGCGGTCGGTATCGACTTCTCGCCTTCCTCGCTGTACGCGCTGGAAGTGGCCCGCACGCGCTTTCCCGGGGCACAGCTGCGGCTGCTGCATGCGGTGGATGTTCGCATGACTGCCTCGCCGGACATCATGGGTGGCCTCGCCCCGATGAGCTATGACCCCGTTTTGCTGGAAACCGTGGAGCAGGGCGACGCCAGGCAGCTGGCAGGGCTGGTCCAGCCAGGGGAGAGTCACGAGCAGCTGGTGGGCGACCCGGTCAGCGGCCTGCTGGATGCCGCCCAGGCCTGGCAGGCTGACCTGCTGGTGGTGGGCACCCACGCACGCGGGCCCTTGGAGCACTTCCTCCTGGGCAGCACTGCCGAGAAACTGGTGGCCCGCAGCCCGGTGCCGGTCCTAACGGTGCGCCGGCCCAGCGGCCGGGGTGCTACCGGAGGTGCCCGGTGA
- a CDS encoding L-lactate dehydrogenase has translation MKVGVVGSGFVGATAAYALTLRGTCSDLVLVDRDADRARAEAEDIAHAAPVSHGTRVTSGDFSALSGCEAVVVAAGANQQPGETRLELLGRNAAIFQELIPQICEAAPLAALVIATNPVDLLTDLAASYAPAEQIVLGSGTVLDSARFRHLIAQRAGVDATHVHGYVLGEHGDSEVLAWSTAQIAGLGVEEFMAARDLPWNSDLRAEIDRGTRDAAAAIISGKRATYYGIGAALARIVEAIILNRRAILTVSGPTPYGIAMSLPRVVGRGGIEQTLHPPLTHEETQELERSAQTLREALAALGEQQNPAQ, from the coding sequence GTGAAAGTCGGTGTGGTCGGGAGCGGCTTCGTAGGGGCGACGGCAGCCTACGCCCTCACCCTGCGCGGCACCTGCAGTGACCTGGTGCTGGTGGACCGCGACGCAGACCGCGCCCGCGCCGAGGCCGAGGACATCGCGCACGCCGCTCCGGTCAGCCACGGCACCCGGGTGACGAGTGGAGACTTTTCAGCTCTGAGCGGCTGTGAAGCGGTGGTGGTGGCCGCCGGCGCCAACCAGCAGCCGGGCGAAACCCGCCTGGAACTGCTGGGCCGTAACGCAGCCATCTTCCAGGAACTGATTCCGCAGATTTGCGAGGCGGCCCCTCTGGCTGCGCTGGTCATTGCAACCAACCCGGTGGACCTGCTTACCGACCTGGCTGCCAGCTACGCACCGGCCGAGCAGATTGTGTTGGGGTCGGGGACCGTGCTGGACAGCGCCCGCTTCCGGCACCTGATTGCCCAGCGGGCCGGCGTGGACGCCACGCACGTGCACGGCTACGTGCTGGGCGAGCACGGCGACAGCGAAGTGCTGGCCTGGAGTACGGCGCAGATTGCCGGACTGGGGGTAGAGGAGTTCATGGCGGCCCGTGACCTGCCCTGGAACAGCGATCTCCGGGCCGAGATTGACCGGGGCACCCGCGACGCCGCCGCCGCCATCATCTCGGGCAAGCGGGCCACCTACTACGGCATCGGCGCCGCACTGGCCCGCATCGTGGAAGCCATCATCCTCAACCGCCGCGCCATCCTGACCGTGAGCGGTCCGACCCCGTACGGAATCGCCATGTCCCTGCCCCGGGTGGTCGGCCGGGGCGGAATAGAGCAGACGCTGCACCCCCCGCTGACCCATGAAGAGACCCAGGAGCTGGAACGCAGCGCCCAGACCCTGCGAGAAGCCCTGGCTGCGCTGGGTGAGCAGCAGAACCCGGCACAGTAG
- a CDS encoding LptA/OstA family protein: MRSNGRKAGGWGFAAALMVGLALSFGAALAQTPWPAAPSSPPAAAPAPAKPGQPAGNSPAAASPGAVLEDGSASEQTAPEESAADAGDAGEWADDDWDAGDWADDDWAEIERWAEETATPEGAERAAEAAPGNEYSSLELLRQGDDGQQRRIRVVRKGTDDASGIFTICQPQEGEDPNGPSLAVFSESGAGGVEISIDKNLIRVPLALVTQRQRPDGTAGDGQIEAGGGTARLLDEAPAGATDRLSRCAVAAESRDVPGAVQVTQGQTQLTGQRLKYDESDGVARIDGPITFRRDVPDSESGDLSGTSGSIEVDVDRERTVLVGNVVLNSSGGRVSRAARVEYDDAANLARLIGTPEQPAVTTRGQERLQAAEILYDLDRDEAVAWASAGVRISGEFSDGP; the protein is encoded by the coding sequence ATGAGGAGCAATGGCCGCAAGGCCGGGGGATGGGGATTCGCAGCTGCACTGATGGTGGGACTGGCGCTGAGCTTCGGTGCAGCGCTGGCCCAGACGCCCTGGCCGGCTGCGCCCTCCTCCCCGCCTGCTGCCGCTCCGGCCCCAGCGAAACCGGGTCAGCCCGCCGGGAACAGCCCGGCTGCCGCCAGTCCTGGCGCGGTGCTTGAAGACGGTTCAGCCTCTGAGCAGACAGCTCCCGAGGAGTCGGCTGCTGATGCTGGGGACGCCGGTGAGTGGGCCGACGATGACTGGGACGCCGGTGATTGGGCCGATGACGACTGGGCTGAGATTGAGCGCTGGGCTGAGGAAACGGCCACGCCGGAAGGGGCAGAGAGGGCCGCGGAGGCAGCGCCGGGGAACGAGTATTCGTCCCTGGAGCTGCTGCGCCAGGGCGACGACGGCCAGCAGCGCCGCATTCGGGTGGTGCGTAAGGGTACGGACGACGCCAGCGGCATCTTCACCATTTGTCAGCCGCAGGAGGGCGAGGACCCGAACGGTCCTAGCCTGGCCGTGTTCAGTGAGTCCGGCGCCGGCGGGGTCGAAATCAGTATCGACAAGAACCTGATTCGGGTGCCGCTGGCCCTGGTTACCCAACGCCAGCGACCCGACGGCACGGCTGGAGACGGCCAGATTGAAGCGGGCGGCGGTACGGCCCGGCTGCTGGACGAAGCCCCGGCAGGCGCCACCGACCGCCTGAGCCGCTGCGCCGTGGCCGCCGAATCCCGCGACGTGCCCGGCGCCGTGCAGGTGACGCAGGGGCAGACCCAGCTGACCGGCCAGCGCCTCAAGTACGACGAGTCTGACGGGGTGGCGCGCATCGACGGCCCGATTACTTTCCGGCGGGACGTACCGGACAGCGAGTCCGGTGACCTGTCCGGCACGTCCGGCAGCATTGAGGTGGATGTGGACCGCGAGCGCACGGTGCTGGTGGGCAACGTGGTCCTGAATTCCAGCGGGGGCCGGGTCAGCCGCGCCGCCCGCGTGGAATACGACGACGCAGCCAACTTGGCCCGCCTGATCGGCACTCCCGAGCAGCCTGCGGTGACCACCCGTGGGCAGGAGCGGCTGCAGGCCGCCGAGATTCTCTATGACCTGGACCGCGACGAGGCGGTGGCCTGGGCTTCGGCCGGGGTACGTATCAGCGGCGAGTTCTCGGACGGCCCCTAA
- a CDS encoding LptA/OstA family protein encodes MLLNPTAKKAVTFALLSLTGTGVLAQANANRIIKIQGAPRGDLRNGPITFSGNPVRATVSTLSITATEARLAAPQGQTIVGSQGKRNSRFTGDVRVQRGRLAAQGSELVYSEATGQGVLRGSARASFVPENRSGETVQIKAESMSLDVDNNVSTSKGSVVLRQGNQSAAASQLVFDEDRELGVLTGSPRLRQEASGNQKEMLITGGEVRALTGNKTIYVKGNVKLVQGSITTTGNALFYDDNKNVAYVVGNAVSRDSKSGSTVRAPSSGALEQRTDLARVRTLNSGYNIPTSQFKLRGE; translated from the coding sequence ATGCTTCTGAACCCCACTGCCAAAAAAGCCGTCACCTTCGCCCTGCTGTCCCTGACCGGAACCGGTGTGCTGGCCCAGGCCAACGCCAACCGCATCATCAAAATTCAGGGTGCGCCGCGTGGCGACCTGCGAAACGGCCCCATCACCTTTAGCGGCAACCCGGTCCGCGCCACCGTCAGCACGCTCAGCATCACGGCCACCGAGGCCCGGCTGGCGGCACCCCAGGGCCAGACCATCGTAGGGTCGCAGGGCAAGCGCAATTCACGCTTTACCGGCGATGTGCGCGTGCAGCGTGGCCGCCTGGCGGCCCAGGGCTCGGAGCTGGTCTACAGCGAGGCCACCGGTCAGGGCGTGCTGCGTGGCAGCGCCCGCGCTTCCTTCGTGCCTGAGAACCGCAGCGGCGAAACCGTGCAAATCAAGGCCGAAAGCATGAGCCTGGACGTAGACAACAACGTTTCGACCTCCAAAGGCAGCGTGGTGCTGCGCCAGGGCAACCAGAGCGCCGCCGCCTCGCAGCTGGTCTTTGACGAGGACCGCGAGCTGGGCGTGCTGACCGGTTCTCCCCGCCTGCGCCAGGAAGCCAGCGGCAACCAGAAGGAGATGCTGATTACCGGTGGTGAGGTGCGCGCCCTGACCGGCAACAAGACCATCTACGTGAAGGGCAACGTGAAGCTGGTACAGGGCTCGATTACCACCACCGGCAATGCCCTGTTCTACGACGACAATAAGAACGTGGCCTACGTGGTGGGCAACGCTGTGAGCCGCGATTCCAAGAGCGGTTCCACCGTGCGGGCACCTTCCAGCGGCGCTCTGGAGCAGCGCACTGACCTGGCCCGCGTGCGTACCCTAAACAGCGGCTATAACATCCCCACCTCGCAGTTCAAGCTGCGCGGCGAGTAA
- a CDS encoding ABC transporter permease, whose translation MSRPGLQVALLAAGWAAFFWLVSAQELWARTLSRLFPGVSTPVYERNTLWELTWQHLSLIGVTMALVLLIGVGLGVWATRPQGRAFLPLVNNLTTVGQTFPPIAVLFLALPLVGFGAVGAVAALTLYALLPVTRSTVLGLQGVEAPVLDAARGLGLSAAQRLWRLEVPVALPAILSGIRTALVLTVATATLAPMVGTGGLGVPIIAGLGADNLALILQGAVPVALLALLGDFTMRTLERRLTPWAS comes from the coding sequence ATGAGCCGCCCCGGCCTTCAGGTCGCCCTGCTGGCCGCCGGCTGGGCTGCGTTCTTTTGGCTGGTGTCGGCGCAGGAGCTGTGGGCGCGGACGCTGAGCCGGCTCTTTCCTGGGGTCAGTACGCCAGTCTATGAGCGCAACACCCTCTGGGAGCTGACCTGGCAGCACCTGAGCCTGATCGGAGTGACCATGGCACTGGTGCTGCTGATCGGCGTGGGTCTGGGGGTGTGGGCCACCCGGCCGCAGGGTCGCGCCTTCTTGCCGCTGGTGAACAACCTCACTACTGTGGGGCAAACTTTCCCGCCCATTGCGGTACTGTTTCTGGCCCTGCCGCTGGTGGGTTTTGGTGCGGTGGGAGCGGTGGCTGCCCTGACGCTCTACGCCCTATTGCCGGTGACCCGCTCCACGGTGCTGGGCCTGCAAGGGGTGGAAGCGCCGGTGCTGGACGCTGCCCGGGGGCTGGGTCTCAGCGCGGCGCAGCGGCTGTGGCGGCTGGAAGTCCCGGTGGCGCTGCCGGCCATCCTGTCGGGCATCCGTACGGCGCTGGTGCTGACCGTGGCCACTGCTACCCTGGCCCCGATGGTCGGCACCGGGGGCCTGGGTGTACCTATCATCGCCGGACTGGGCGCCGACAACTTGGCGCTGATTCTGCAGGGGGCCGTTCCGGTGGCGCTCCTGGCCCTCCTGGGCGATTTCACCATGCGCACGCTGGAACGCCGGCTGACTCCCTGGGCCAGCTGA
- a CDS encoding ABC transporter ATP-binding protein, whose translation MIEFREVTKQFAGGPPVLSGITLAVPEGELVVLIGPSGSGKSTLMRLVNRLIEPTSGSVWVDGRDVAEVDVVELRRNIGYVIQSVGLFPHLTVAQNVELVPSITGVPAAQRRRRAEELLALMGLEPAAYAERYPRQLSGGQQQRVGIARALAADPAYLLMDEPFSALDPITREGLQDQFIQLKRDLGQTILFVTHDVEEAVRLGDRICLLGDGVIQQFGPPDELLHRPANGFAASFLGDSRELLRLVLRTAADYMRPPDPAARGQVGLDWPADRALSALLGDGGAAMQVVAPSGEVVGSLRLSDFARSPAELQPAGPPA comes from the coding sequence ATGATCGAATTCCGAGAAGTCACCAAGCAGTTTGCCGGCGGCCCGCCCGTGCTGAGCGGCATTACCCTGGCCGTTCCCGAGGGCGAGCTGGTGGTGCTGATCGGCCCCAGCGGCAGCGGCAAAAGCACCCTGATGCGGCTGGTCAACCGTCTGATCGAGCCCACCTCCGGCAGCGTGTGGGTGGACGGCCGCGACGTGGCCGAAGTGGACGTGGTGGAGCTGCGCCGCAACATCGGCTACGTGATTCAGAGTGTGGGGCTTTTTCCGCACCTGACGGTGGCCCAGAACGTAGAACTGGTGCCCAGCATCACCGGGGTGCCCGCTGCTCAGCGCCGCCGCCGCGCCGAGGAACTGCTGGCCCTGATGGGTCTGGAGCCGGCCGCCTACGCCGAGCGCTACCCCCGGCAGCTGTCGGGCGGGCAGCAGCAGCGTGTAGGCATCGCCCGCGCTCTGGCCGCCGACCCCGCCTACCTGCTGATGGACGAACCGTTCAGCGCGCTGGACCCCATCACCCGCGAAGGGCTGCAGGACCAGTTCATCCAGCTCAAGCGCGACTTGGGCCAGACCATCCTGTTCGTGACGCACGATGTGGAGGAAGCGGTGCGGCTGGGCGACCGCATCTGCCTGCTGGGAGACGGCGTCATTCAGCAGTTCGGCCCGCCGGACGAGTTGCTGCACCGCCCGGCCAACGGCTTCGCGGCTTCCTTTCTGGGCGACAGCCGCGAGCTGCTGCGCCTGGTCCTGCGGACCGCCGCCGACTACATGCGCCCGCCCGACCCGGCCGCCCGCGGGCAGGTGGGGCTGGACTGGCCGGCAGACCGCGCCCTTTCGGCGCTGCTGGGGGACGGCGGGGCGGCCATGCAGGTGGTGGCCCCTTCCGGTGAGGTGGTCGGCTCGCTGCGCCTGAGCGATTTCGCCCGCTCGCCCGCTGAACTGCAGCCGGCAGGGCCGCCCGCATGA
- a CDS encoding ABC transporter permease: MNRARPDPILLLGAALGLLALALPWVNFRENRLVLGEGVSLLSSGAAAWVLPALWLALGALAWAGGERSRQGMSGAAGAWAGAVLFPLTCAAVGWLLGYAASALVGQATPLARVSPAGGFWLSVLALYVAGFGLSRWPGPAHLAGLLGLLAFAAVPLLGWWQDLGLSQEYANIAATFWPQLGLHLALSLTALGLALILGLPLGLAAARYERLSGSVLGVAGFLQTIPSVALFGLVLPVFSALGRDTTLGVYLAWAGGALLLGGALWRLFGGRIAGLLGGLLALLGLQALLLLGGLALIGLLEGAWLGGRSFSPQALSLSAPLSAWGVRGIGAAPALLALTIYALLPVVTNTFVGLRSVPPALTDAARGLGMTEGQILRRAEWPIALPFVMEGVRAALVLTFGIATIAPLIGAGGLGFFIQRGVEGNVPDLVLLGALPIVLVALLLSGVVGWLGARLTPPGLRPETALVQEARNTP, encoded by the coding sequence ATGAACCGCGCGCGCCCCGACCCCATCCTGCTGCTGGGCGCGGCACTGGGGCTGCTGGCCCTGGCGCTGCCGTGGGTCAACTTCCGTGAGAACCGCCTGGTGCTGGGTGAGGGCGTCTCGCTGCTGAGCAGCGGGGCGGCCGCCTGGGTCCTGCCTGCCCTGTGGCTGGCCCTGGGTGCCCTGGCCTGGGCCGGTGGGGAGCGTTCCCGGCAGGGTATGAGCGGCGCAGCAGGGGCCTGGGCAGGCGCAGTCCTGTTCCCCCTGACCTGCGCGGCGGTGGGTTGGCTGCTGGGGTACGCCGCCAGCGCCCTGGTAGGGCAGGCCACGCCTTTGGCCCGCGTCTCCCCTGCCGGCGGGTTCTGGCTCAGCGTGCTGGCGCTGTACGTGGCAGGCTTCGGCCTGAGCCGCTGGCCGGGGCCGGCCCACCTGGCAGGACTGCTGGGACTGCTGGCGTTCGCCGCCGTGCCGCTGCTGGGCTGGTGGCAGGACCTGGGGCTGTCCCAGGAGTACGCCAACATTGCCGCGACCTTCTGGCCGCAGCTGGGGCTGCATCTGGCCCTCAGTCTCACGGCGCTGGGGCTGGCGCTGATTCTGGGACTGCCGCTGGGTCTGGCGGCGGCCCGTTATGAGCGGCTGTCGGGCAGCGTGCTGGGGGTGGCCGGGTTTCTGCAAACCATTCCTTCGGTGGCGCTGTTCGGGCTGGTGTTGCCGGTGTTTTCTGCGCTGGGCCGCGACACTACGCTGGGGGTCTACCTGGCCTGGGCAGGCGGAGCCCTGCTGCTGGGCGGGGCACTGTGGCGGCTGTTCGGGGGGCGGATAGCGGGCCTGCTGGGTGGGCTGCTGGCCCTGCTGGGTCTTCAGGCGCTGCTGCTGCTGGGCGGCCTGGCCCTGATCGGGCTGCTGGAAGGGGCCTGGCTGGGGGGGCGCAGCTTCAGCCCGCAGGCGCTCTCCTTGTCAGCTCCACTGTCGGCATGGGGTGTGCGCGGCATCGGCGCGGCGCCGGCGCTGTTGGCGCTGACCATCTACGCCCTGCTCCCGGTCGTGACCAATACCTTCGTGGGGCTGCGCTCGGTGCCCCCGGCCCTGACCGACGCCGCCCGTGGCCTGGGCATGACAGAGGGCCAGATTTTGCGCCGCGCCGAGTGGCCCATCGCGCTGCCGTTTGTGATGGAAGGAGTCCGCGCCGCGCTGGTGCTCACCTTCGGCATCGCCACCATCGCGCCGCTGATTGGCGCAGGGGGCCTGGGCTTTTTTATTCAGCGGGGGGTGGAAGGAAATGTGCCGGACCTGGTGCTGCTGGGCGCGCTGCCTATCGTGCTGGTGGCCCTGCTGCTGAGTGGGGTGGTGGGCTGGCTGGGCGCCCGCCTGACCCCGCCGGGCCTGCGCCCGGAAACCGCCCTGGTTCAGGAAGCGAGGAACACGCCATGA
- a CDS encoding ABC transporter substrate-binding protein translates to MKTAPVILTLSAALLAGCAPQKETETTTATTVSTATTQQSASTTETASDAASSTAPAASSTAATGQTGTVTVGSKIDTEGALLCQVTKLSLIDAGFTVNDKCSTGATNVVRKALEQGEIDLYPEYTGSAIYILNEAGAGIDEAVSRDAQQAYDTVKRLDAENGIVWLDRAPANNTWAVAVPQGLAEENGLETMADFGRWVSGGGKVKLAASQEFVDRPDALKAFEATYGFSLTPDQLVIVPGGNTTQTETAAAQGTSGVNAAMAYGTDGAISALGLKALTDPEGAVAVYQPALTVREETLDKFPQIADVMNPVFARLDETTLAELNGRIAVNGEDAAKVAQDWLSQQ, encoded by the coding sequence ATGAAAACCGCACCCGTCATCCTGACCCTCAGCGCCGCCCTGCTGGCCGGCTGCGCTCCGCAAAAAGAGACCGAGACCACCACGGCCACCACGGTTTCTACGGCCACCACCCAGCAGAGCGCTTCGACTACCGAGACAGCCAGCGACGCGGCTTCCAGCACTGCCCCGGCAGCCAGCAGCACGGCGGCCACTGGCCAGACCGGCACCGTCACCGTGGGCAGCAAGATTGACACCGAGGGCGCGCTGCTGTGCCAGGTTACCAAGCTGAGCCTGATAGACGCAGGCTTTACCGTAAACGACAAGTGCAGCACCGGCGCGACCAACGTGGTCCGCAAGGCGCTGGAACAGGGCGAAATCGACCTGTACCCCGAGTACACCGGCAGCGCCATCTATATCCTGAACGAGGCGGGCGCGGGGATTGACGAAGCGGTGAGCCGTGACGCCCAGCAGGCCTACGACACGGTCAAGCGGCTGGACGCCGAGAACGGCATCGTGTGGCTGGACCGCGCTCCGGCCAACAACACCTGGGCCGTGGCCGTGCCGCAGGGACTGGCCGAGGAAAATGGTCTGGAGACCATGGCCGACTTCGGCCGCTGGGTCAGCGGCGGCGGCAAGGTGAAGCTGGCCGCCAGCCAGGAGTTCGTGGACCGCCCCGACGCCCTCAAAGCCTTCGAAGCCACCTACGGCTTTAGCCTTACCCCGGACCAGCTGGTGATCGTGCCCGGTGGCAACACCACCCAGACCGAAACCGCCGCCGCGCAGGGCACCAGCGGTGTGAACGCGGCGATGGCCTACGGCACCGACGGCGCCATCAGCGCCCTGGGCCTGAAAGCCCTGACCGACCCCGAAGGAGCCGTGGCGGTGTACCAGCCCGCCCTGACGGTGCGCGAGGAGACACTGGACAAGTTCCCCCAGATTGCCGACGTGATGAACCCTGTGTTTGCGCGGCTGGACGAAACCACCCTGGCCGAGCTGAACGGCCGCATTGCCGTGAACGGTGAGGACGCCGCCAAAGTGGCGCAGGACTGGCTGAGCCAGCAGTAA
- a CDS encoding helix-turn-helix domain-containing protein — MQGDVLTLEELATFLKVSETTTYSLVRSGELPGRKVGREWRFVRSQILAWLMSGTEGNMAEANGMVQLGEDGGEYKVEGGREYVAMWLPLTRQEKAAQVEKAAREGVMLSELVADYLRDWAKED, encoded by the coding sequence GTGCAAGGCGACGTGCTGACCCTGGAGGAGCTGGCAACCTTCCTCAAGGTCAGCGAAACCACCACTTACAGCCTGGTTCGCAGCGGCGAACTTCCAGGCCGCAAGGTGGGGCGTGAGTGGCGCTTTGTCCGCTCGCAGATTCTGGCCTGGCTGATGTCGGGCACGGAGGGCAATATGGCAGAGGCCAATGGCATGGTTCAGCTGGGCGAGGACGGCGGCGAGTACAAGGTAGAAGGCGGCCGCGAGTATGTGGCGATGTGGCTGCCCCTCACCCGCCAGGAAAAGGCCGCTCAGGTCGAGAAGGCGGCCCGTGAAGGGGTGATGCTCAGCGAGCTGGTGGCGGACTATCTGCGGGATTGGGCCAAAGAGGACTGA